The following coding sequences lie in one Streptomyces sp. NBC_00510 genomic window:
- a CDS encoding spherulation-specific family 4 protein: MPRVTPSGLRRPIDRCDGLGFGVPAYAHPLVAPGEWAELARPEAPMHWVVLNVARGPGARIDPLYTQACARLRDAAVPVLGYLDTRHGARPFGQLVADAHRFLDWYRVDGFYLDRAPTTSSELSDCRRVITTLRALLTVEGGSTGHVVLGHGCHPYEGYAEAADQLVTFAGPWMQYRWSEAPEWTAAYPPERFCHLVHGVPAPHLENAMRIARWQGAATVYFTDRTDHAAWDGLPGYWDEASRMLRRQPPPSM; the protein is encoded by the coding sequence ATGCCGCGTGTGACACCGAGCGGCCTGCGCAGGCCGATCGACCGCTGTGACGGACTGGGCTTCGGGGTCCCCGCGTACGCGCACCCGCTGGTCGCCCCGGGCGAATGGGCCGAACTGGCCCGCCCCGAGGCGCCGATGCACTGGGTGGTGCTCAACGTGGCGCGGGGCCCGGGCGCCCGGATCGACCCGCTCTACACGCAGGCGTGCGCCCGGCTGCGCGACGCGGCCGTGCCCGTGCTCGGCTACCTGGACACCCGGCACGGGGCACGTCCCTTCGGCCAACTGGTCGCCGACGCACACCGCTTCCTCGACTGGTACCGGGTCGACGGCTTCTACCTCGACCGTGCCCCGACCACGAGTTCGGAGCTGTCCGACTGCCGCCGGGTGATCACCACCCTGCGCGCGCTGCTGACGGTGGAGGGCGGCAGCACCGGGCACGTCGTGCTCGGTCACGGCTGCCATCCGTACGAGGGCTACGCCGAAGCCGCCGACCAACTGGTGACCTTCGCCGGGCCGTGGATGCAGTACCGCTGGTCGGAGGCCCCGGAGTGGACGGCCGCGTACCCGCCGGAGCGCTTCTGCCACCTGGTGCACGGGGTCCCCGCCCCGCACCTGGAGAACGCCATGCGGATCGCCCGCTGGCAGGGCGCGGCGACCGTCTACTTCACCGACCGCACCGACCACGCGGCCTGGGACGGCCTGCCGGGCTACTGGGACGAGGCCTCGCGCATGCTCCGCCGCCAGCCACCGCCCAGCATGTGA
- the pelF gene encoding GT4 family glycosyltransferase PelF — MRIALLAEGGYPYARGEGGAWVDRLVRGLPGHEFAVYAIGRSERAGTAGMPALPPQVRDVRVLPLWGPAPGPGGVPGKARRRRAQALEQYRDLVGVLAGDAGANGVADRFASALYGLAELAREDGGVPALLRSEHAVRVLEEVCRAPGARPLVGEAGVGDLLLAADQLERALRPLAAPWYDEFGDALATADLCHAVTGGTALLPALLAKRFFGTPLLVTEYGVRLRETLLLHRAAGLSAPVRALLAAFHRHLAGEAYRRAALVTPGNAHARRWQEHCGAERDRVRTVYPGYQGPVPEPPADAEGGDPALVWVGRVDPGKDLVGLLHAFGEVRKEEPGARLRVVRAGEGDPAYLEQCRSLAAQLFPDEAADAVTAGENPVTFEELGSPGAPALPDAYAAGDVVVLSSVVEGFPVTLVEAMFCGRATVSTDVGAVREVIGGTGLVVPPRNPKALAEACVALLHDPERRQRLGAAARERALELFTVERNLAAFREIYLDLVAHAPGRHAPLRDPDGTPVPFGRPAESRVPGHWTAAPAWALAAREPAYAGAERRERA, encoded by the coding sequence GTGCGTATCGCATTACTCGCGGAGGGTGGTTATCCGTACGCCCGGGGTGAGGGGGGCGCCTGGGTCGACCGGCTCGTGCGCGGGCTCCCCGGGCACGAGTTCGCGGTGTACGCGATCGGCAGGAGCGAACGGGCCGGGACGGCGGGGATGCCGGCGCTGCCGCCGCAGGTGCGGGACGTGCGCGTGCTGCCGCTGTGGGGGCCGGCGCCGGGGCCCGGGGGCGTGCCGGGCAAGGCGCGCCGGCGGCGGGCGCAGGCGCTGGAGCAGTACCGCGACCTCGTCGGGGTGCTGGCGGGGGACGCCGGGGCCAATGGCGTGGCGGACCGTTTCGCCTCCGCGCTCTACGGCCTCGCCGAACTCGCCCGCGAGGACGGTGGCGTCCCGGCGCTGCTGCGCTCCGAGCACGCGGTGCGCGTGCTGGAGGAGGTCTGCCGGGCGCCCGGCGCGCGACCCCTCGTCGGGGAGGCCGGAGTGGGCGATCTCCTGCTCGCGGCCGACCAGTTGGAGCGCGCGCTGCGGCCGCTGGCCGCGCCCTGGTACGACGAGTTCGGCGACGCGCTGGCCACCGCCGACCTCTGCCACGCCGTGACCGGCGGCACCGCCCTGCTGCCCGCGCTCCTGGCCAAACGGTTCTTCGGTACGCCGCTGCTGGTGACCGAGTACGGCGTGCGGCTGCGCGAGACCCTGCTGCTGCACCGTGCCGCGGGACTGTCCGCCCCCGTACGCGCCCTGCTCGCCGCCTTCCACCGCCACCTCGCGGGCGAGGCGTACCGCCGGGCCGCCCTGGTCACCCCCGGCAACGCCCACGCACGCCGCTGGCAGGAGCACTGCGGCGCCGAGCGGGACCGCGTCCGTACGGTCTACCCCGGCTACCAGGGGCCCGTGCCCGAGCCGCCGGCCGACGCCGAGGGCGGCGACCCGGCGCTGGTGTGGGTCGGCCGGGTCGATCCCGGCAAGGACCTGGTCGGGCTGCTGCACGCCTTCGGGGAGGTGCGCAAGGAGGAACCCGGAGCGCGGCTGCGCGTCGTCCGCGCCGGCGAGGGCGACCCCGCGTACCTGGAGCAGTGCCGCTCCCTGGCGGCGCAGCTCTTCCCCGACGAGGCGGCCGACGCCGTCACCGCCGGGGAGAACCCGGTCACCTTCGAGGAGCTCGGCTCGCCGGGCGCCCCGGCGCTCCCCGACGCCTACGCGGCCGGGGACGTGGTCGTCCTCTCCAGCGTCGTCGAGGGCTTCCCGGTCACCCTGGTCGAGGCCATGTTCTGCGGCCGGGCCACCGTCTCCACGGACGTCGGCGCCGTACGGGAGGTCATCGGCGGGACCGGCCTGGTCGTGCCCCCGCGCAACCCGAAGGCGCTCGCCGAGGCCTGCGTCGCCCTGCTGCACGACCCCGAGCGCCGGCAGCGGCTGGGCGCCGCCGCACGCGAACGCGCCCTGGAGCTCTTCACCGTCGAGCGGAACCTGGCGGCGTTCCGGGAGATCTACCTCGACCTGGTGGCCCACGCGCCCGGCCGTCACGCCCCGCTGCGCGACCCGGACGGCACCCCCGTCCCCTTCGGCAGGCCCGCCGAATCCCGTGTCCCCGGCCACTGGACGGCCGCGCCGGCCTGGGCGCTCGCCGCCCGCGAGCCCGCGTACGCCGGAGCCGAGAGGCGGGAACGCGCATGA
- a CDS encoding phosphotransferase family protein yields the protein MTTVRTTTRDPRLLRSRLDEWLAAKHPGAHSRAVHAPSANGLSSETVLFDLAVPHPAGTARQRIRPCVLRLAGDPDAYTVFPTYDMAAQYRVIRTVAARTRVPVPELLWLEPDPGPLGAPFFVMERVPGRVPPDVMPYTYGGNWLFDASEQDRARLERSTVRVLAELHTVPGEGTLRAHVDAQRAYYEWVVDGLAPSPVIERAFAWLEKHWPADPGPSVLSWGDARVGNIVYDADFAPVAVLDWEMASAGPRELDLAWLVYLHRFFQDLTVTAGFPGMPDFLDRDRVAATYAELTGHTPRHLDFHLLYAALRHAVVMLRIGHRQVHFGEREMPADPDALILHRDTLEAMVEGRHR from the coding sequence GTGACAACGGTGCGCACCACCACCCGCGATCCCCGACTGCTGCGCAGCCGCCTCGACGAGTGGCTGGCCGCGAAGCACCCCGGCGCCCACAGCCGCGCGGTGCACGCCCCCTCCGCGAACGGCCTGTCCAGCGAGACCGTCCTGTTCGACCTGGCCGTCCCCCATCCGGCGGGCACCGCGCGCCAGCGCATCCGCCCCTGCGTGCTGCGGCTGGCCGGCGACCCCGACGCCTACACCGTCTTCCCGACGTACGACATGGCCGCGCAGTACCGCGTCATCCGGACGGTCGCCGCGCGCACCCGCGTCCCCGTGCCCGAACTGCTGTGGCTGGAGCCCGACCCGGGGCCGCTCGGCGCGCCCTTCTTCGTCATGGAGCGCGTCCCGGGGCGCGTCCCGCCGGACGTCATGCCCTACACCTACGGCGGCAACTGGCTCTTCGACGCCTCCGAGCAGGACCGGGCGCGGCTGGAGCGTTCGACGGTGCGCGTCCTCGCCGAACTCCACACCGTCCCCGGCGAGGGGACGCTGCGCGCGCACGTCGACGCCCAACGCGCCTACTACGAATGGGTCGTGGACGGGCTGGCCCCCTCCCCCGTCATCGAGCGGGCCTTCGCGTGGCTGGAGAAGCACTGGCCCGCCGATCCCGGCCCGTCCGTGCTCAGCTGGGGCGACGCCCGGGTCGGCAACATCGTCTACGACGCCGACTTCGCCCCCGTCGCCGTCCTCGACTGGGAGATGGCCTCCGCCGGCCCCCGGGAACTCGACCTGGCCTGGCTGGTGTACCTGCACCGCTTCTTCCAGGACCTCACCGTCACCGCCGGCTTCCCCGGCATGCCGGACTTCCTCGACCGCGACCGCGTCGCGGCGACCTACGCGGAGCTCACCGGGCACACCCCGCGCCACCTGGACTTCCACCTCCTGTACGCCGCGCTGCGGCACGCGGTCGTGATGCTGCGGATCGGTCACCGCCAGGTGCACTTCGGCGAGCGCGAGATGCCGGCCGACCCGGACGCGCTGATCCTGCACCGGGACACGCTGGAGGCGATGGTGGAGGGCCGCCACCGCTGA
- the ligD gene encoding non-homologous end-joining DNA ligase, translated as MAEAVELTVGERTVRISNPGKVYFPEPGFTKLDVARYYLTVGDGVLRALRDRPTTMERYPDGVEGESFFQKRAPKNTPDWIPTGRIRFPSGRHADEICPTEVAAVVWGANLGCLTFHPWPVRRGDLDHPDELRIDLDPQPGTDFADAVRVAGELRGLLEELGLRGWPKTSGGRGLHVFVPIEPEWTFTGVRRAAIAIAREMERRMPGQVTSAWWKEERGEKIFVDYNQTARDRTIASAYSVRPKPHAPVSAPLRWEEVPQAHPRDFDLVTMPARYAELGDVHGGMEEHAFRLDAVLELAERDEHDRGLGDMPYPPDHPKMPGEPLRVQPSRARRTPDGDAGGD; from the coding sequence ATGGCAGAGGCGGTCGAGCTGACCGTCGGCGAGCGGACGGTCCGGATCTCGAACCCGGGGAAGGTGTACTTCCCGGAACCGGGCTTCACCAAGCTGGACGTGGCCCGCTACTACCTCACGGTCGGCGACGGCGTCCTGCGGGCGCTGCGCGACCGGCCGACGACGATGGAGCGTTACCCGGACGGGGTCGAGGGCGAGTCGTTCTTCCAGAAGCGCGCGCCGAAGAACACCCCGGACTGGATCCCCACCGGCCGCATCCGCTTCCCCTCCGGCCGCCACGCCGACGAGATCTGCCCGACCGAGGTGGCCGCGGTCGTCTGGGGCGCCAACCTCGGCTGCCTCACCTTCCACCCGTGGCCGGTCCGGCGCGGCGACCTCGACCACCCGGACGAGCTGCGCATCGACCTGGACCCGCAGCCGGGCACCGACTTCGCCGACGCGGTGCGCGTCGCCGGCGAACTGCGCGGGCTGCTGGAGGAGCTGGGCCTGCGCGGCTGGCCCAAGACCTCCGGCGGGCGGGGCCTGCACGTCTTCGTGCCCATCGAGCCCGAGTGGACGTTCACCGGGGTGCGGCGGGCGGCCATCGCCATCGCCCGCGAGATGGAACGCCGGATGCCCGGGCAGGTCACCAGCGCGTGGTGGAAGGAGGAGCGCGGCGAGAAGATCTTCGTCGACTACAACCAGACCGCGCGCGACCGCACCATCGCCTCCGCCTACTCCGTACGGCCCAAGCCGCACGCCCCGGTCTCCGCGCCGCTGCGCTGGGAGGAGGTGCCGCAGGCGCACCCGCGGGACTTCGACCTGGTCACCATGCCCGCGCGCTACGCCGAGCTGGGCGACGTCCACGGCGGCATGGAGGAGCACGCCTTCCGGCTGGACGCCGTCCTGGAACTGGCCGAACGCGACGAGCACGACCGCGGGCTGGGTGACATGCCGTACCCGCCGGACCACCCCAAGATGCCCGGGGAGCCGCTGCGGGTGCAGCCGAGCCGGGCCAGGCGCACGCCGGACGGCGACGCCGGCGGGGACTGA
- a CDS encoding glycerophosphodiester phosphodiesterase family protein translates to MHQHLARTATAAALLGASAFVTMPAHAAPADPSSPTVFAHRGASTEAPENTLAAVRRANEQHIKWIENDVQRTKDGALVVIHDATLNRTTDVEQVFPDRAPWRVADFTLAEIRRLDAGSWFAPHFRGERVPTLQEYLTLLDRDQQGLLLELKQPELYPGIEKQTVDTLEKAGWLDRAHLSGRLVIQSFSADALRRTHELRPAVETGFLGSPPVSQLKEYAAFADQINPDEKDVTYAYVQAVHGTKGPDGKPLRVNAWTVDDLTTAVRMAALGADGIITNRPDVIRNGVQ, encoded by the coding sequence ATGCACCAGCACCTCGCCCGTACCGCCACGGCCGCCGCCCTGCTGGGAGCCTCCGCGTTCGTCACCATGCCGGCCCACGCGGCCCCCGCGGACCCCTCCTCCCCCACGGTCTTCGCCCACCGGGGCGCGTCCACCGAGGCCCCCGAGAACACCCTGGCGGCCGTACGCCGGGCCAACGAGCAGCACATCAAGTGGATCGAGAACGACGTCCAGCGCACCAAGGACGGGGCCCTGGTGGTGATCCACGACGCGACGCTGAACCGCACCACCGACGTCGAGCAGGTCTTCCCGGACCGCGCCCCCTGGCGCGTCGCCGACTTCACGCTCGCCGAGATCCGCCGGCTCGACGCCGGCAGCTGGTTCGCCCCCCACTTCCGCGGCGAGCGCGTCCCCACCCTCCAGGAGTACCTGACCCTCCTCGACCGCGACCAGCAGGGCCTGCTGCTGGAGCTCAAGCAGCCCGAGCTCTACCCCGGCATCGAGAAGCAGACCGTCGACACCCTCGAGAAGGCCGGCTGGCTCGACCGGGCCCACCTCTCCGGCCGCCTGGTCATCCAGAGCTTCAGCGCCGACGCCCTGCGCCGCACCCACGAACTGCGCCCGGCCGTGGAGACCGGCTTCCTGGGCAGCCCGCCGGTCTCACAGCTGAAGGAGTACGCGGCCTTCGCCGACCAGATCAACCCGGACGAGAAGGACGTCACCTACGCCTACGTGCAGGCGGTCCACGGCACGAAGGGCCCCGACGGCAAGCCGCTGCGCGTGAACGCGTGGACGGTCGACGACCTCACCACCGCCGTCCGCATGGCGGCCCTCGGCGCCGACGGCATCATCACCAACCGCCCGGACGTCATCCGCAACGGCGTGCAGTGA
- the moeZ gene encoding adenylyltransferase/sulfurtransferase MoeZ: protein MSLPPLVEPAAELTVDEVRRYSRHLIIPDVGMDGQKRLKNAKVLCVGAGGLGSPALMYLAAAGVGTLGIVEFDEVDESNLQRQIIHSQADIGRSKAESARDSVKGINPYVNVVLHEERLEADNVMDIFSQYDLIVDGTDNFATRYLVNDACVLLNKPYVWGSIYRFDGQASVFWSEHGPCYRCLYPEPPPPGMVPSCAEGGVLGVLCASIGSIQVTEAIKVLTGTGEPLVGRLMIYDALEMQYRQVKVRKDPDCAVCGENPTVTELIDYEAFCGVVSEEAQEAAMGSTITPKQLKEWIDDGENIDIIDVREPNEYEIVSIPGARLIPKNEFLMGNALQDLPQDKKIVLHCKTGVRSAEVLAVLKSAGFSDAVHVGGGVIGWVNTIEPDKPVY from the coding sequence GTGTCGCTGCCACCCCTGGTCGAGCCGGCCGCCGAGCTCACCGTCGACGAGGTCCGCAGGTACTCCCGCCACCTGATCATCCCCGACGTGGGGATGGACGGGCAGAAGCGGCTGAAGAACGCCAAGGTGCTCTGTGTGGGCGCCGGCGGTCTCGGTTCGCCCGCCCTGATGTACCTGGCCGCCGCCGGGGTGGGCACGCTCGGCATCGTGGAGTTCGACGAGGTCGACGAGTCCAACCTGCAGCGCCAGATCATCCACAGCCAGGCGGACATCGGCCGCTCCAAGGCAGAGTCCGCCCGCGACAGCGTCAAGGGCATCAACCCCTACGTCAACGTGGTCCTTCACGAGGAGCGGCTCGAGGCCGACAACGTGATGGACATCTTCAGCCAGTACGACCTGATCGTCGACGGCACGGACAACTTCGCGACCCGCTACCTGGTCAACGACGCGTGCGTGCTGCTGAACAAGCCGTACGTCTGGGGCTCCATCTACCGCTTCGACGGCCAGGCGTCGGTCTTCTGGTCCGAGCACGGCCCCTGCTACCGCTGCCTGTACCCCGAGCCCCCGCCGCCGGGCATGGTGCCCTCCTGCGCCGAGGGCGGTGTCCTGGGCGTGCTGTGCGCGTCCATCGGCTCCATCCAGGTCACCGAGGCCATCAAGGTCCTCACCGGCACCGGCGAGCCGCTCGTCGGCCGCCTGATGATCTACGACGCCCTGGAGATGCAGTACCGCCAGGTCAAGGTCCGCAAGGACCCGGACTGCGCGGTCTGCGGCGAGAACCCGACCGTCACCGAGCTCATCGACTACGAGGCCTTCTGCGGCGTCGTCTCCGAGGAGGCGCAGGAGGCGGCGATGGGGTCGACGATCACTCCCAAGCAGCTCAAGGAGTGGATCGACGACGGTGAGAACATCGACATCATCGACGTCCGCGAGCCCAACGAGTACGAGATCGTCTCCATCCCGGGCGCGCGTCTGATCCCCAAGAACGAGTTCCTCATGGGCAACGCCCTCCAGGACCTCCCGCAGGACAAGAAGATCGTCCTGCACTGCAAGACCGGCGTCCGCTCCGCCGAGGTCCTCGCCGTCCTGAAGTCCGCGGGCTTCTCCGACGCGGTCCACGTCGGCGGCGGCGTCATCGGCTGGGTCAACACGATCGAGCCCGACAAGCCGGTGTACTGA
- the thrS gene encoding threonine--tRNA ligase, whose protein sequence is MHDHRKLGRELGLFDTDPLIGAGLPYWLPDGAAVRHALEEYVREAERRAGYRHVYSPVLGKRELYEISGHWAHYSDDMFPPMDLGGEQVVLRPSLCPHHALIYRSRSRSHRELPLRMAELGGMYRSELSGVLGGLTRVRAIQLNDAHIFCTLDQVADEAAAALEMIGRAYRALGITPARHRLSLPGPGGKYVAEPELWERSTALLTEVLDRSGLPYEAAEGEAAFYGPKIDVQVADGAGREATLSTVQIDFHQPRQFGLHYIGADGAKHRPVMVHRSVVGSVERAVAHLVEQHGGAFPPWLAPTQVVVLPVSEAELPEAEALMGRCLDLGLRADLRAPDRGTLGARVREARLVPYQAVIGPKEAADAHVALRLRDGRRLPPLPGEVVVERVRAAVAAHDVELWPGGEDPA, encoded by the coding sequence ATGCACGACCACCGCAAACTCGGCCGCGAGCTCGGCCTGTTCGACACCGACCCGCTGATCGGCGCGGGACTGCCCTACTGGCTGCCGGACGGCGCCGCCGTCCGGCACGCCCTGGAGGAGTACGTCCGCGAGGCCGAACGCCGTGCGGGCTACCGCCACGTGTACTCACCCGTGCTCGGCAAACGCGAGCTGTACGAGATCTCCGGGCACTGGGCGCACTACAGCGACGACATGTTCCCGCCGATGGACCTCGGCGGCGAGCAGGTCGTGCTGCGGCCCAGCCTCTGTCCCCACCACGCGCTGATCTACCGCTCGCGCTCCCGCAGCCACCGCGAACTGCCGCTGCGCATGGCCGAGCTGGGCGGCATGTACCGCTCCGAGTTGTCCGGCGTGCTCGGCGGGCTCACCCGCGTACGGGCCATCCAGCTCAACGACGCGCACATCTTCTGCACCCTCGACCAGGTCGCCGACGAGGCCGCCGCCGCCCTGGAGATGATCGGCCGCGCGTACCGCGCCCTGGGCATCACCCCCGCCCGTCACCGGCTCTCCCTCCCCGGGCCCGGCGGCAAGTACGTCGCCGAGCCCGAGCTGTGGGAACGCTCCACCGCCCTGCTGACCGAGGTCCTGGACCGCTCGGGGCTGCCCTACGAGGCGGCGGAAGGCGAGGCCGCGTTCTACGGGCCCAAGATCGACGTCCAGGTCGCCGACGGCGCGGGCCGCGAGGCCACCTTGTCCACCGTGCAGATCGACTTCCACCAGCCCCGGCAGTTCGGGCTGCACTACATCGGCGCGGACGGCGCGAAGCACCGTCCGGTCATGGTGCACCGCAGCGTCGTCGGCAGCGTGGAGCGGGCCGTGGCGCACCTGGTCGAGCAGCACGGCGGAGCGTTCCCGCCGTGGCTCGCGCCCACCCAGGTGGTCGTCCTCCCGGTGTCGGAGGCGGAGCTGCCCGAGGCCGAGGCGCTAATGGGGCGGTGCCTCGACCTGGGACTGCGCGCGGACCTGCGCGCACCGGACCGCGGCACCCTCGGGGCGCGCGTCCGGGAGGCCCGCCTCGTCCCCTACCAGGCCGTCATCGGCCCGAAGGAGGCCGCGGACGCGCACGTCGCCCTGCGGCTCCGCGACGGCCGCCGCCTTCCGCCGCTGCCCGGGGAAGTGGTAGTGGAGCGCGTCCGTGCGGCCGTGGCCGCCCATGACGTGGAGCTGTGGCCCGGGGGCGAGGACCCCGCCTGA
- a CDS encoding NAD-dependent epimerase/dehydratase family protein, which produces MRVLLLGANGFVGRHVAERLLADPAVQLTALGRSDDADVRFDLSSGSPGALARFMDAVHPGVVVNCAGATRGGARELTRHNTIAVASVCEAMRRSATSARLVQVGCAAEYGPSPTGSSTAEDAVPRPGGPYGVSKLAATELVLGSGLDAVVLRVFTPVGPGTPTASPIGRLAEAMRRAMQTGDGELKLTGLGVQRDFVDVRDVARAVHAASLSAAQGLVNIGTGRAVPLREVAAALANAAGYAGALHEVEDPHLMANGTGHPHYPDGCGAWQQADIRTARDRLGWRPRIALEESLADVWMEAACRV; this is translated from the coding sequence ATGAGAGTCCTCCTCCTGGGCGCCAACGGATTCGTCGGCCGTCACGTGGCCGAGCGGCTGCTGGCCGACCCCGCCGTGCAGCTGACCGCCCTCGGCCGCAGCGACGACGCGGACGTGCGCTTCGACCTGTCGTCCGGCAGTCCCGGCGCGCTGGCGCGCTTCATGGACGCCGTCCACCCCGGGGTCGTCGTCAACTGCGCGGGTGCCACGCGCGGCGGGGCACGCGAACTCACGCGGCACAACACGATCGCGGTCGCCTCCGTGTGCGAGGCGATGCGCCGCAGCGCCACCTCCGCCCGGCTGGTCCAGGTGGGCTGTGCCGCGGAGTACGGGCCCTCGCCCACCGGTTCCTCGACGGCCGAGGACGCCGTCCCCCGGCCGGGCGGTCCGTACGGGGTCAGCAAGCTCGCCGCGACGGAACTGGTGCTCGGCTCCGGGCTCGACGCCGTCGTGCTGCGGGTCTTCACCCCGGTCGGCCCGGGGACGCCCACCGCCTCGCCGATCGGGCGGCTCGCGGAGGCGATGCGCCGGGCCATGCAGACCGGCGACGGTGAGCTGAAACTGACCGGACTCGGCGTACAGCGGGACTTCGTGGACGTGCGCGACGTGGCCCGCGCCGTGCACGCGGCCTCGCTCTCCGCCGCCCAGGGCCTGGTCAACATCGGCACGGGCCGCGCCGTACCGCTGCGCGAGGTGGCCGCGGCCCTGGCCAACGCCGCGGGCTACGCGGGCGCCCTCCACGAGGTCGAGGACCCGCACCTGATGGCGAACGGCACCGGCCACCCCCACTACCCGGACGGCTGCGGCGCCTGGCAGCAGGCCGACATCCGCACCGCCCGCGACCGCCTCGGATGGCGCCCGCGCATCGCCCTCGAGGAATCCCTCGCCGACGTCTGGATGGAGGCGGCATGCCGCGTGTGA
- a CDS encoding acyltransferase — MDASRPVSSAGTAHGRQEVPGLEGLRGLAALYVLLFHCWLYTFPGYPDSSAPWWLDGLMYGRLAVVFFLVLSGFSLAISPARDGWRLGGAARFLRRRAWRILPPYWAALALSLVVALFVVPASHFGPPTGATVLVYGLVAQDVFTAPTPNGTFWSIGVEAELYLLFPLLLFVRRRLGAVVLVAGVTLLVVARGLMAAHATPVEGNNWLTPHLAPVFVAGLAGAGIVVASARVRRLPWHWFAVLAAAPVVALAAVKGRVWTVDHYFWVDLAVAPAMTMLIAAVATGRPAFLLRLLTARPVRVLGDFSYSLYLVHLPVVMTVIRRVAPRFVSPGLPTFWFTLVLALPVSLLVAWLFARVFELPFKRHRSWKSLLAPARSRTTGPARPAPAEAAPAGP, encoded by the coding sequence TTGGACGCGAGCCGCCCCGTCAGCAGCGCCGGCACGGCGCACGGCCGGCAGGAAGTGCCGGGCCTCGAAGGTCTCCGCGGCCTGGCCGCACTGTACGTACTCCTGTTCCACTGCTGGCTGTACACGTTCCCGGGGTATCCCGACAGTTCCGCCCCCTGGTGGCTGGACGGGCTCATGTACGGCCGTCTCGCCGTCGTCTTCTTCCTCGTGCTGTCGGGGTTCTCCCTGGCCATATCCCCGGCGCGCGACGGCTGGCGGCTGGGCGGTGCCGCCCGTTTCCTGCGGCGCCGGGCCTGGCGCATCCTCCCGCCATACTGGGCGGCGCTCGCGCTGAGCCTGGTCGTCGCCTTGTTCGTGGTGCCGGCCTCGCACTTCGGGCCGCCCACCGGCGCGACGGTCCTGGTGTACGGGCTGGTCGCCCAGGACGTGTTCACCGCGCCGACGCCGAACGGCACGTTCTGGTCGATCGGTGTCGAGGCGGAGCTCTACCTCCTCTTCCCGCTCCTGCTGTTCGTCCGGCGGCGGCTGGGCGCCGTGGTCCTGGTCGCGGGAGTGACGCTCCTGGTCGTCGCCCGGGGCCTGATGGCCGCGCACGCGACCCCGGTGGAGGGGAACAACTGGCTCACCCCGCATCTCGCCCCGGTGTTCGTCGCCGGCCTGGCGGGCGCGGGGATCGTCGTCGCGTCGGCCCGGGTCCGGCGCCTGCCGTGGCACTGGTTCGCCGTCCTGGCCGCCGCGCCGGTCGTGGCGCTCGCCGCCGTCAAGGGCCGGGTCTGGACGGTGGACCACTACTTCTGGGTGGATCTCGCCGTCGCGCCCGCCATGACGATGCTGATCGCCGCGGTCGCCACCGGACGGCCCGCCTTCCTGCTACGGCTCCTGACCGCACGCCCCGTCCGTGTCCTCGGCGACTTCTCGTACAGCCTCTACCTCGTCCACCTGCCCGTCGTCATGACCGTCATCAGGCGCGTCGCCCCCAGGTTCGTCTCCCCCGGGCTGCCCACGTTCTGGTTCACCCTCGTACTGGCGTTGCCCGTCTCACTGCTGGTGGCGTGGCTGTTCGCCCGGGTCTTCGAGCTGCCCTTCAAGCGGCACCGCTCCTGGAAGTCCCTGCTCGCGCCGGCCCGTTCGCGGACCACCGGCCCGGCCCGGCCGGCGCCGGCCGAGGCCGCGCCGGCAGGTCCGTGA